The Astatotilapia calliptera chromosome 17, fAstCal1.2, whole genome shotgun sequence genome has a segment encoding these proteins:
- the LOC113009218 gene encoding sodium/glucose cotransporter 4 codes for MSTSFTTDGSPLPTTAAPSTALTMGAADIAIVVVYFIIVMVVGIWSSMRVNRSTVGGYFLAGRSVTWWPIGASLMSSNVGSGLFIGLAGTGAAGGIAVGGFEWNASWVLVALGWIFIPVYISAEVVTMPEYLAKRFGGQRIRIYMSVLSLILYIFTKISTDIFSGALFIQVSFGWNLYLSTVILLLVTAVYTVAGGLAAVIYTDALQTLIMVGGAFALMFIAFSKVGWYEGLMDRYMSSIPNVTVPNTTCHLPRSDAFHMFRDPVTGDLPWPGLLFGLTVLATWVWCTDQVIVQRSLSAKSLSHAKAGSVLGGYLKLLPMFFVVMPGMISQALFPNEVGCVDPDICQSVCGASVGCSNIAYPKLVIELMPVGLRGLMLAVMLAALMSSLTSIFNSSSTLFTLDLYHKARPKASELELMIVGRVFILVLVCLSLLWIPVVQTANSGQLFDYIQSVTSFLAPPITALFLMAIFWPRANEQGAFWGLMAGLVIGLIRMVLEFSYSPPSCGQPDHRPAVLADVHYLYFALILLALTCLIIVAVSLATAPIPKENLHRLTWWSRHSLERRMDLSSLQITSDQVDSNLSSESDRLQESTWKKVVLWLCGLSSSRSESAAPVIQSSERNFLQEKSLWRIVCDVNALLLLVFNVFLWGYFA; via the exons ATGTCTACCAGTTTTACAACAG ATGGCAGCCCCCTGCCCACCACTGCGGCTCCCAGCACAGCTCTCACTATGGGTGCTGCTGACATTGCTATTGTTGTTGTCTACTTTATAATTGTCATGGTGGTTGGAATCTGG TCATCAATGCGTGTCAATCGTAGCACTGTTGGGGGGTACTTCTTGGCTGGTCGTTCAGTGACTTGGTGGCCT ATTGGAGCCTCTCTGATGTCCAGTAATGTTGGCAGTGGTTTATTTATTGGTCTAGCAGGGACAGGAGCAGCTGGAGGAATCGCTGTTGGGGGATTTGAATGGAAC gcATCGTGGGTTCTGGTAGCTCTGGGTTGGATATTTATCCCCGTTTACATCTCTGCTGAAGTGGTAACAATGCCTGAATACCTGGCCAAACGCTTTGGAGGCCAGAGGATACGCATATACATGTCTGTTCTGTCACTTATTCTCTACATTTTCACCAAAATATCA aCAGACATTTTTTCCGGGGCATTGTTTATCCAGGTGTCATTTGGGTGGAATCTGTATCTGTCTACAGTCATACTGTTGCTGGTGACTGCTGTCTACACTGTGGCAg GTGGTTTGGCAGCTGTGATCTACACTGATGCTCTCCAGACTTTGATCATGGTTGGAGGAGCTTTTGCCTTAATGTTCATAG CATTCTCCAAGGTGGGCTGGTATGAGGGCCTTATGGATCGTTACATGTCAAGTATTCCCAATGTGACTGTTCCCAACACCACCTGCCACTTACCCCGTAGTGATGCTTTCCACATGTTCAGAGACCCTGTAACAGGGGATTTACCCTGGCCAGGTCTACTGTTTGGGCTCACCGTACTGGCTACATGGGTCTGGTGCACAGATCAG gTTATAGTCCAAAGGTCTCTGTCAGCCAAATCTTTGTCTCATGCTAAAGCAGGCAGCGTGTTGGGTGGCTATCTCAAACTGCTCCCTATGTTCTTCGTTGTGATGCCAGGAATGATAAGTCAAGCACTATTCCCAA ATGAGGTTGGTTGTGTGGATCCAGATATCTGTCAAAGTGTGTGTGGTGCTTCAGTTGGTTGCTCTAACATTGCTTACCCTAAACTAGTAATAGAGCTAATGCCTGTGg gaCTTCGTGGTCTGATGTTGGCAGTGATGTTAGCTGCTCTTATGTCATCCCTGACTTCCATTTTTaatagcagctctactctgttTACACTGGACCTCTACCACAAAGCCAGGCCTAAAGCTTCTGAGTTGGAACTTATGATAGTTGGAAG GGTGTTCATCCTCGTCTTGGTGTGTCTTAGTCTGCTGTGGATTCCTGTTGTCCAGACAGCCAATAGTGGACAGCTGTTTGACTATATTCAGTCAGTGACCAGCTTTTTAGCACCTCCCATTACTGCTCTATTCCTAATGGCTATCTTTTGGCCACGAGCCAACGAGCAG GGTGCATTCTGGGGTCTGATGGCTGGACTAGTGATAGGACTGATCCGAATGGTTCTGGAGTTCTCCTATTCACCTCCTTCCTGTGGTCAGCCTGATCACCGGCCTGCAGTCCTAGCTGATGTCCACTACTTGTACTTTGCTCTCATCCTGTTGGCTCTCACATGCCTCATCATTGTTGCTGTAAGCCTGGCCACTGCCCCAATACCTAAAGAAAAT CTGCATAGGCTGACCTGGTGGTCCAGACATAGTCTTGAACGGCGGATGGATCTCTCAAGTCTTCAGATCACCTCTGACCAAGTGGACTCTAACCTCAGCTCAGAGTCTGACCGATTGCAAGAATCCACTTGGAAGAAAGTTGTTCTGTGGCTTTGTGGTTTGTCTAGTTCACGCTCCGAGTCGGCAGCTCCAGTGATTCAAAGCAGTGAACGAAACTTCCTCCAGGAGAAGTCACTCTGGAGAATAGTCTGCGATGTTAACGCCCTGCTACTGCTGGTTTTTAACGTGTTTCTCTGGGGATACTTTGCTTAA